CCCATGGTCGGCGTGATCGACGGTTTCCGCTGGTGCATCCTCGGCGGCGAGAGCCCCATCTACTGGCCGGGTTTCTTCCTCAGCCTGTTCGTGGTGGCGTATTTTCTGTGGCTGGGGATCAGCACGTTCCGAAAAATGGAACGGACTTTCGCGGATTTGATTTGAATGACATATGATGAAGGGAGTGGTGAGGTGGAAGGAGTGAGGAGAGATATATTGTTGTGCGCACAATAAATTTTTGCAATGCTCTTGATGAAAAGAATGTACTTCGTGTCAGATTCGATACTGACCGTGGCAGAATTGTCAGTTTCATGGTACAATTGGAATGCCTGTTTGATGCAGAGTGGACCCCGGTTGTCCGTTATGATACGGCGCATGGATTCGCGCATTGCGACAGAATGCATCCATAAAAAAAAAGCAATGAAATCCCGCATGATAACTGAAGATTTCAATGATGCCCTGACTTATGCAATGCACGACTTGGCATCTCGGTGGAAGGACTACCGAAAGAGGTATTTGAAATGGAAAGAACAGAAGTAATAGATCCTGTGAACATCGTTGAAAAGAATATTATGTTAACCAATAAAGTAATGCAGTATTTCTATAAAAATTTTAAAATTATGGAACGCTTGCCCGACAATTTTCAATTGGTTCTCCTTCCTGACGACGATACTGAGTTGAGAGAATACAATATCAAACTCCTTAACCAATATATTTTCGCTGATATACCGGTTGTATTTGTGCGCATGCATCTGGCGTCTGAAAAAAATTTGCATTGTTATCAAAATTACAATGTTTACGCGCCATTGGCCACAGCCTAGGTTCGAATAGAGGGAGAGAAGAGGAGGAAGGGGTTAGGAGAGTAAATTATGGTGGGAAGGTGGGAAGGTAAATGATGGTAGGAAGGTAAAGAATGTGGACGAATTATCTCTGCAGCTCTGGTACTTACCTTCCCACTTTCCCACCTTCCCACTCTCTCCCTCCGAAGACACTTCAATCCCAGATGCACAGAAGCGCGGTCAGCAATCCCAGCAACATTCATTGATAGGAGTGCAAAATGGAAGCAAGAGCCGTAAAAATTGGAAGCAATCTGGCTTTCATGATCCCCCAACCTATTGCCATGCAATGCGGGCTTGTGGAGAGCAGTTCGGTAGATATCTCATTTAGAGGAGACGAAATTATAATCAAGCCCATGCGCAAAAGGTATAACCTGGCTGAACTTCTGGCTGGAATCACACCTGATAATATTCATGCTGAGATTGGCGGAGACGGGCCCTTGGGGCGGGAATTACTCTGATGTACGTACCTGATCGTGGCCATGTCGTATGGCTGCACTTCAATCCCCAAGCCGGACATGAACAGGCTGGTCATCTCCCGGCATTGGTGCTCTCACCTGCCACGTACAACGGTAAAACCGGTCTTGCGCTGTTTTGCCCTATCACGAACCAGGTCAAAGGCTCTGCGGATGCCCAACGGGCTGATCAAGCCGGACAAGGGGTGGATCGAAACGCGAGGCCGGGTCAGGGCCTTGATTGCCCTGGAGGCGGAGGATTCATCCGAAGACTGGGAGGTTATGTCTATTTC
This Desulfonatronum thioautotrophicum DNA region includes the following protein-coding sequences:
- a CDS encoding DUF7718 family protein, yielding MRTINFCNALDEKNVLRVRFDTDRGRIVSFMVQLECLFDAEWTPVVRYDTAHGFAHCDRMHP
- a CDS encoding DUF7718 family protein — encoded protein: MITEDFNDALTYAMHDLASRWKDYRKRYLKWKEQK
- a CDS encoding DUF5647 family protein, giving the protein MERTEVIDPVNIVEKNIMLTNKVMQYFYKNFKIMERLPDNFQLVLLPDDDTELREYNIKLLNQYIFADIPVVFVRMHLASEKNLHCYQNYNVYAPLATA
- a CDS encoding AbrB/MazE/SpoVT family DNA-binding domain-containing protein translates to MEARAVKIGSNLAFMIPQPIAMQCGLVESSSVDISFRGDEIIIKPMRKRYNLAELLAGITPDNIHAEIGGDGPLGRELL
- a CDS encoding type II toxin-antitoxin system PemK/MazF family toxin, yielding MYVPDRGHVVWLHFNPQAGHEQAGHLPALVLSPATYNGKTGLALFCPITNQVKGSADAQRADQAGQGVDRNARPGQGLDCPGGGGFIRRLGGYVYFTRHDTRKIFFLNCPRAKART